The following are encoded in a window of Acropora muricata isolate sample 2 chromosome 6, ASM3666990v1, whole genome shotgun sequence genomic DNA:
- the LOC136920279 gene encoding uncharacterized protein, producing the protein MAGVCIVWVGLVVVQLGFGAYGVIVSKFAKENKADPLIFSLIRDAGCFPVLLIAAFVLEKTITIPSLGELPLFVTLGLTGMFGNQLLYLLGIYYTNANIASIFQPAIPVWTTLLAIIARIESFPNFRTLRGWAKCLGILLAATGAIVMTMQKQTCKAADHDEGVSSQADSPQFIGYIFLLGNTLSMATYVLLQKKFIFDKEESNWKTKPVGVTAWSYMFGTIFMALASLYYFNKPEKFTYFPKEEIYPILYAIFIASGLCYLLISWCNMQLSASLVTATWPLQVLFCAILSYFVLGEVLTTLEFFGGLLIVIGLMAVMWSNFSDEREKKEEKLMNDPISYEKLPQGDSSVPEAHQTTKSPK; encoded by the exons atggcgggtgTGTGTATTGTGTGGGTTGGTCTTGTCGTAGTTCAGCTCGGCTTTGGTGCTTATGGAGTCATAGTTTCTAAATTTGCCAAGGAGAACAAAGCAGATCCTTTAATCTTCAGTTTGATTCGAGATGCGGGATGTTTCCCCGTGCTTTTAATCGCGGCTTTTGTCCTTGAAAAGACAATAACTATCCCATCACTCGG AGAACTTCCCCTTTTTGTCACTTTGGGGCTCACTGGAATGTTTGGAAATCAGTTACTATACCTTCTCGGTATTTACTACACAAATGCAAACATTGCGTCCATATTTCAACCCGCTATTCCTGTCTGGACCACCTTGCTCGCGATCATAGCTCGTATAGAGTCGTTCCCAAACTTCCGAACGTTGCGCGGTTGGGCAAAATGCCTTGGAATACTTCTGGCTGCGACGGGCGCCATCGTTATGACCATGCAAAAACAGACATGCAAAGCAGCGGACCATGACGAGGGCGTTTCCAGTCAAGCTGACAGCCCACAATTTATAGGGTACATATTTCTCCTTGGAAACACACTTTCCATGGCTACTTATGTACTACTTCAGAAAAAGTTCATCTTTGACAAAGAGGAATCTAACTGGAAAACTAAGCCAGTGGGGGTCACTGCCTGGAGTTACATGTTCGGAACAATCTTCATGGCTTTGGCTTCCCTCTATTACTTTAACAAGCCAGAAAAATTCACGTACTTTCCTAAGGAAGAAATCTACCCGATTCTATACGCAATATTTATTGCCTCCGGTCTCTGCTATCTTTTAATTTCTTGGTGTAACATGCAACTTTCTGCGTCACTAGTCACGGCGACCTGGCCTCTTCAAGTACTATTTTGCGCCATCTTGTCGTACTTCGTTTTAGGGGAGGTTCTTACCACTTTGGAATTTTTTGGAGGCTTACTTATCGTTATAGGATTAATGGCGGTCATGTGGTCGAACTTCTCTgatgaaagagaaaagaaagaggaGAAGCTTATGAACGACCCTATCAGCTATGAAAAACTTCCACAGGGTGACTCATCTGTTCCCGAAGCTCACCAAACCACTAAAAGCCCAAAATAA